The following coding sequences are from one Malaciobacter pacificus window:
- a CDS encoding acetyl-CoA carboxylase biotin carboxylase subunit — protein sequence MAEIKKILIANRGEIVQRAIRTIREMGKKSVAVYSAGDKNASYLKHADEAVCIGGAKSSESYLNIPAIITAAEMTGCDAIFPGYGFLSENQDFVEICRLHNIKFIGPSVEVMEKMADKSKAKEEMIRAGVPVVPGSDGAVHSVEEGKRVAKEIGYPIMAKAAAGGGGRGMRLIETEDKFEQLFTAASSEALAAFGDGTMYLERFINNPRHIEVQVIGDSHGNAIHIGERDCSLQRRHQKVIEESPAILLNDETRAHLHEVAVKATKYLNYEGAGTFEFLADDKQNVYFMEMNTRLQVEHPVSEMVSGLDIIEWMIKVAEGEELPSQDKIKFRGHAIEVRITAEDPNTFLPCPGNVKQWFVPGGRNVRVDSHVYAGYSVPPFYDSMIGKLIVWGRDRNKAINIMKRALNEFEVEGIKTTIPFHKKMMENEDFISNNYDTKYLEGYKSLDDI from the coding sequence ATGGCTGAAATTAAAAAAATATTAATCGCTAATAGGGGTGAAATAGTTCAAAGAGCTATTAGAACTATTAGAGAGATGGGTAAAAAGTCAGTTGCTGTTTACTCTGCAGGTGATAAAAATGCATCTTATTTAAAACATGCAGATGAAGCAGTATGTATTGGTGGTGCTAAATCATCTGAATCTTATTTAAATATTCCTGCAATTATTACTGCAGCTGAAATGACTGGATGTGATGCAATTTTTCCAGGTTATGGATTCTTATCTGAAAATCAAGATTTTGTAGAAATTTGTAGATTGCACAATATTAAATTTATTGGTCCTTCTGTTGAAGTAATGGAAAAAATGGCTGATAAATCTAAAGCAAAAGAAGAGATGATTAGAGCTGGCGTTCCAGTAGTTCCAGGATCTGATGGTGCTGTTCACTCTGTTGAAGAGGGAAAAAGAGTTGCTAAAGAGATTGGTTATCCAATTATGGCAAAAGCTGCTGCAGGTGGTGGTGGTAGAGGTATGAGACTTATTGAAACTGAAGATAAGTTTGAGCAACTATTTACTGCTGCTTCTTCAGAAGCTTTAGCTGCATTTGGTGATGGTACTATGTATTTAGAAAGATTCATTAATAACCCAAGACATATTGAAGTTCAAGTTATTGGTGATAGCCATGGAAATGCAATTCATATTGGTGAGAGAGATTGTTCACTACAAAGAAGACACCAAAAAGTTATCGAAGAATCTCCTGCAATTTTATTAAATGATGAGACAAGAGCTCATTTACATGAAGTTGCAGTTAAAGCTACTAAATACTTAAACTATGAAGGTGCGGGTACTTTTGAATTCTTAGCAGATGATAAACAAAATGTTTACTTTATGGAAATGAATACTAGACTTCAAGTTGAGCATCCAGTTTCTGAAATGGTATCAGGACTTGATATCATTGAGTGGATGATTAAAGTAGCTGAGGGTGAAGAATTACCATCTCAAGATAAAATCAAATTCAGAGGTCATGCTATTGAAGTTAGAATTACAGCAGAAGATCCAAATACATTTTTACCTTGTCCAGGTAATGTAAAACAATGGTTTGTACCAGGTGGTAGAAATGTAAGAGTTGACTCTCACGTTTATGCAGGATATTCTGTACCTCCATTTTATGACTCAATGATTGGTAAACTAATTGTTTGGGGAAGAGATAGAAATAAAGCTATTAATATTATGAAAAGAGCTTTAAATGAGTTTGAAGTAGAAGGAATTAAAACAACTATTCCATTCCATAAAAAAATGATGGAAAATGAAGACTTTATCTCAAATAACTATGACACTAAATACCTAGAAGGTTACAAAAGTCTAGATGACATCTAA
- a CDS encoding DEAD/DEAH box helicase, translated as MTFNEFNFKTQLQKAIDDAGFKEPSPIQADAIPIILEGKDIVGQAHTGTGKTAAFGLPILNKLECNGDVEAVVIVPTRELAMQVSDEIFRFGKFLKINTATVYGGQSYSRQLKHIDNASVIVATPGRFLDLLRDGKINIAPKYVILDEADEMLDMGFLDDIKEIFTFMPNERQTLLFSATMPPAIKKLAQTILVEPEFITITKSDVTNSKITQTFYVVEEKERDDALIRLYDFKNPEKSIIFCRTKKEVDRLSTFLVSQGFMAKGLHGDMEQRQREEAIRAFKTSKLEILIATDVAARGLDVNDVTHVFNYHLPFDSESYVHRIGRTGRAGKEGMAVSIVTPHEFRMLQKIEKNIGTKLEGRSVPNISSVKEKKVTDLMNKIKEQDIQDYALALVEELKEEYDISTIAYKLASMISSSTYVKGNNKIGKSEQDIQRLIENANKYGDSNGRDRNRGGRGRGSRGGSRYGGSRNRNDRSSDRERSGGDSRRRNRSGDSRRRRD; from the coding sequence ATGACATTCAATGAATTTAATTTCAAAACACAATTACAAAAAGCGATAGATGATGCTGGTTTTAAAGAGCCAAGTCCTATTCAAGCAGACGCAATTCCTATTATTTTAGAGGGAAAAGATATTGTTGGTCAAGCACATACAGGTACAGGTAAAACAGCGGCATTTGGACTTCCAATTTTAAATAAGTTAGAGTGTAACGGTGATGTAGAAGCAGTAGTTATTGTACCAACAAGAGAACTTGCGATGCAAGTATCTGATGAGATTTTTAGATTTGGAAAATTTCTTAAAATCAATACAGCAACTGTATATGGTGGACAATCATATTCAAGACAATTAAAACATATTGATAATGCATCAGTAATTGTTGCAACTCCAGGTAGATTCTTAGACTTACTAAGAGATGGAAAAATCAATATTGCACCTAAATATGTGATTTTAGATGAAGCAGATGAAATGCTTGATATGGGATTTTTAGATGATATTAAAGAAATCTTTACTTTTATGCCAAATGAAAGACAAACTCTATTATTCTCAGCAACTATGCCTCCTGCTATTAAAAAGTTAGCACAAACAATTTTAGTAGAGCCAGAATTTATTACAATCACAAAAAGTGATGTTACAAACTCTAAAATTACTCAAACTTTCTACGTAGTAGAAGAAAAAGAGAGAGATGATGCTTTAATTAGATTATATGATTTTAAAAACCCAGAAAAGTCAATCATTTTTTGTAGAACAAAAAAAGAAGTTGATAGATTATCAACTTTCTTAGTATCTCAAGGATTTATGGCTAAAGGTCTTCATGGAGATATGGAGCAAAGACAAAGAGAAGAAGCTATTAGAGCATTTAAAACTTCTAAGTTAGAGATTTTAATTGCAACGGATGTTGCAGCAAGAGGGCTTGATGTAAATGATGTGACTCATGTATTTAATTATCATTTACCATTTGATTCTGAATCTTATGTACATAGAATTGGTAGAACAGGACGTGCTGGAAAAGAAGGAATGGCAGTGTCTATTGTAACTCCACATGAGTTTAGAATGCTTCAAAAAATTGAGAAAAATATTGGTACTAAATTAGAAGGTAGATCTGTTCCAAATATCAGTTCAGTAAAAGAGAAAAAAGTTACTGATTTAATGAATAAAATTAAAGAACAAGATATCCAAGATTATGCTTTAGCATTAGTTGAGGAGCTAAAAGAAGAATATGATATTTCAACTATTGCTTATAAACTAGCATCTATGATTTCATCTTCTACTTATGTAAAAGGTAATAACAAAATCGGTAAATCAGAACAAGATATTCAAAGATTAATTGAAAATGCTAATAAATATGGTGATTCAAATGGTCGAGATAGAAATAGAGGTGGTAGAGGAAGAGGTTCTAGAGGTGGTTCTAGATATGGTGGTTCTAGAAATAGAAACGACAGAAGCTCTGATAGAGAAAGAAGTGGTGGAGATTCTAGAAGAAGAAATAGAAGCGGTGATTCTAGAAGAAGAAGGGACTAA
- a CDS encoding inorganic phosphate transporter yields MVTKRVTLDIKTIEKIDTVKEKTLPGFAKLSLALLFMVIVFLWSYTSHGDVPNNTFLIIGAVFGAYMAMNIGANDVANNVGPAVGSKALTMMGAILIAAVFEALGAFIAGGDVVKTIKKGIIDPGLIDNPEIFIWAMTAALLAAALWLNFATSIGAPVSTTHSIVGGVMGAGIAAAGFAIVSWGTMGKIAASWVISPVLGGLIAAGFLYAIKVKIVFTKDMISAAKSFVPVLIAVMTWAFSTYIILKGIKKIIKLDFLTAAGIGLVIAIIAYVVLKPIVAKAADKLENNREGVNTLFTIPLIFAAALLSFAHGANDVANAIGPLAAISDAVINSGVQSKVAIPFWVMAVGAFGIAVGLLLFGPKLIRTVGSEITELDQMRAFAIAMAAAITVIIASQLGLPVSSTHIAVGGVFGVGFLREYLDSNETRYIQGIRKKFKKHKKELDKMTSELAKLEVIEEKSKSNYVRIVELYKAIEDKEALVKQEKKDVKEAKRTKYVKRDAVKKIVAAWIITVPAAALLSAAIFFMIKGIMA; encoded by the coding sequence ATGGTTACAAAAAGGGTTACTTTGGATATCAAAACAATTGAAAAAATTGATACTGTAAAAGAAAAAACACTTCCTGGTTTTGCAAAATTATCTCTAGCACTTTTATTTATGGTTATTGTATTTTTATGGTCTTACACTTCACATGGTGATGTTCCTAATAATACATTTTTAATTATTGGTGCAGTATTTGGTGCATATATGGCAATGAATATTGGTGCAAATGATGTTGCAAATAATGTTGGACCTGCTGTTGGGTCAAAAGCATTAACAATGATGGGAGCAATTTTAATTGCAGCAGTATTTGAAGCATTGGGAGCATTTATTGCTGGTGGTGATGTTGTTAAAACAATTAAAAAAGGTATTATTGACCCAGGTTTAATTGATAATCCAGAGATATTTATTTGGGCTATGACAGCAGCACTTTTAGCAGCAGCACTTTGGTTAAACTTTGCTACTTCTATAGGCGCTCCTGTTTCAACTACTCACTCAATTGTTGGAGGAGTTATGGGAGCTGGAATTGCAGCTGCTGGTTTTGCAATTGTTTCATGGGGAACTATGGGTAAAATTGCTGCATCTTGGGTTATATCTCCTGTATTAGGAGGATTGATTGCAGCAGGATTTTTATATGCTATAAAAGTAAAAATTGTTTTCACAAAAGATATGATAAGTGCAGCAAAAAGTTTTGTTCCAGTTTTGATTGCTGTGATGACATGGGCATTTTCTACTTATATTATCTTAAAAGGTATTAAGAAGATTATTAAATTAGACTTTTTAACTGCTGCTGGTATTGGTTTAGTTATAGCAATAATTGCTTATGTTGTTTTAAAGCCAATTGTTGCAAAAGCGGCTGATAAATTAGAAAATAATAGAGAAGGTGTAAATACTTTATTTACTATTCCTTTAATTTTTGCTGCAGCATTATTATCATTTGCTCATGGAGCTAATGATGTAGCAAATGCAATTGGACCACTTGCAGCTATTAGTGATGCTGTTATTAATTCAGGTGTTCAATCAAAAGTTGCAATCCCATTTTGGGTTATGGCAGTTGGTGCATTTGGTATTGCAGTTGGTTTACTTTTATTTGGTCCAAAACTTATTAGAACTGTAGGTAGTGAAATTACAGAGTTAGATCAAATGAGAGCATTTGCAATTGCAATGGCTGCTGCTATTACAGTTATTATTGCATCTCAATTAGGATTACCTGTTTCTTCAACTCACATTGCAGTTGGTGGTGTATTTGGAGTTGGTTTCTTAAGAGAGTATTTAGATTCAAATGAAACTAGATATATTCAAGGTATTAGAAAGAAATTTAAAAAACATAAAAAAGAATTAGATAAAATGACTTCAGAATTAGCTAAGTTAGAAGTTATTGAGGAAAAATCTAAATCTAATTATGTAAGAATAGTTGAATTATATAAAGCAATTGAAGATAAAGAAGCTTTAGTTAAACAAGAGAAAAAAGATGTAAAAGAAGCTAAGCGAACAAAATATGTAAAAAGAGATGCAGTTAAAAAGATTGTTGCTGCGTGGATTATTACTGTTCCTGCTGCTGCACTTTTATCTGCCGCTATTTTCTTTATGATAAAAGGTATCATGGCATAA
- a CDS encoding AEC family transporter — protein sequence MFSVLPIYFFILMGFTAKKIFKEEINERTLVLLSLYFFQPILIFWGLTKRPIDYEFIASPIAYLSIVLVILVLLIPLSKLLFKQRQNQSIYLATSLVGNTGNLGIPLGIAIFGIESVPYTSIINIANILFIYIFSVYFFAREQFQLKDAVYSILKIPGIWFALLALFINYNGITINEHVYAALEMGAYTSMVIQLLIFGIYLSSVKVRTMPWHLSLNISFIKHILLPIAGIIFIVNFTDLNAFVASILIMELMVPLAVNNVNIAALYNCRPYDVAATVLVSTALFVALLYFYIEMINYFIK from the coding sequence ATATTTTCAGTTCTTCCTATTTACTTTTTTATTCTTATGGGCTTTACAGCCAAAAAAATCTTTAAAGAAGAAATAAATGAAAGAACACTTGTTTTACTCTCTTTATACTTTTTTCAACCAATTTTGATTTTTTGGGGTTTAACTAAACGTCCTATTGATTATGAATTTATAGCTTCTCCAATTGCATATTTGTCTATAGTGTTAGTTATATTAGTTTTATTAATTCCTTTAAGTAAATTACTATTTAAACAAAGACAAAATCAATCTATATATTTAGCTACTTCATTAGTAGGAAATACAGGTAACTTAGGAATTCCTCTTGGAATTGCAATATTTGGTATAGAATCAGTTCCTTATACAAGTATAATAAATATTGCAAATATTTTATTTATATATATTTTTTCAGTCTATTTTTTTGCAAGGGAGCAGTTTCAATTAAAAGATGCTGTATATTCTATTTTAAAAATTCCTGGTATTTGGTTTGCATTACTTGCACTTTTTATTAATTATAATGGAATAACTATAAATGAACACGTATATGCAGCACTTGAAATGGGTGCATATACTTCAATGGTAATTCAACTTTTAATATTTGGTATTTATTTATCAAGTGTAAAGGTGCGAACTATGCCTTGGCATTTATCTTTAAATATTAGTTTTATTAAACATATTTTACTTCCAATTGCTGGAATTATTTTCATTGTTAATTTTACTGATTTAAACGCTTTTGTAGCTTCAATTTTAATTATGGAGTTGATGGTGCCTTTAGCTGTTAATAATGTTAATATTGCAGCTTTATATAATTGTAGACCCTATGATGTTGCTGCAACTGTTTTAGTATCAACAGCACTTTTTGTAGCTCTTTTATATTTTTATATCGAAATGATAAACTATTTTATAAAGTAG
- the asnB gene encoding asparagine synthase (glutamine-hydrolyzing) has protein sequence MCGIIGTNFLSNNFKNALEHMNNRGPDFKNSVKIDNQEFGHTRLSIIDLDEEANQPMIFDDIVLVFNGEIYNYKQLIIDEQLECKTKSDSEVIIRLYQKYGVDFLNKLNGMFAFCIYDIKKEKYFLARDRYGKKPLFYFFKDNKFIFSSSIKSVLKLLDYKPNLNKVAVNKYMQYFVSYGEDTFYQDIKKLESSSYMIYEPNKAHELSIKRYYKINTYKSVFDENQALNDIEEILIKSVESRLVGDVEVASLLSGGIDSSLISALYTKITGKKINTFSVGYNEYKNYCELDYAKITAKYIGSNHNPVEISKKDYINVFEDSLDALEEPHGDSAAVPLNILTKQIHNSGIKTVLSGEGSDELFLGYDNYAKFLKYYEFEKTLSNEQNGFLNEIIGALQNNTKESEYLRRIIKKQNLYNSFGEIYTDIQRKRLFRKVPTYKSEKAKQDPVDWMSYIDLKIWLGESLLSKVDRISMHNSLEVRTPFLDFNLVNYMFHVKSDIKVGNTNKYLLKKIASKYIPDVIINRTKKGFNSPFNEWLNEEFKDSILDVVLEVNNATNLFNDEYIKHIYHLAKDRKFKQHLYSLFVFSLWYKKEFLS, from the coding sequence ATGTGTGGAATTATAGGAACAAATTTTTTAAGTAACAATTTTAAAAATGCATTAGAGCATATGAATAATAGAGGACCTGATTTTAAAAATTCTGTTAAAATTGATAACCAAGAGTTTGGACATACTAGACTCTCTATTATTGATTTAGATGAAGAAGCAAATCAACCAATGATTTTTGATGATATTGTTTTAGTTTTTAATGGAGAAATTTATAATTATAAGCAACTAATTATTGATGAACAACTAGAGTGTAAAACAAAAAGTGATAGTGAAGTTATAATTAGACTTTATCAAAAATATGGAGTTGATTTTTTAAATAAACTAAATGGCATGTTTGCTTTTTGTATTTATGATATTAAAAAAGAGAAATATTTCTTAGCTAGAGATAGATATGGTAAAAAACCACTATTTTATTTTTTTAAAGATAATAAGTTTATTTTTTCTTCTTCAATAAAATCAGTATTAAAACTTCTTGATTATAAACCTAATTTAAATAAAGTTGCTGTTAATAAATATATGCAATATTTTGTCTCTTATGGAGAAGATACATTTTATCAAGATATTAAAAAGCTTGAATCATCTTCATATATGATTTATGAGCCAAATAAAGCTCATGAGCTTTCAATCAAGCGTTACTATAAGATAAACACCTATAAAAGTGTTTTTGATGAAAATCAGGCTTTAAATGATATTGAAGAGATTTTAATAAAAAGTGTTGAGTCTAGACTTGTTGGTGATGTTGAAGTTGCTTCACTTTTAAGTGGGGGAATTGATAGTTCATTAATTTCTGCACTTTATACAAAAATTACAGGCAAAAAGATTAATACATTTTCTGTTGGTTACAATGAGTATAAAAATTATTGTGAATTAGATTATGCAAAAATTACAGCTAAGTATATTGGCTCAAACCATAATCCAGTTGAAATATCAAAGAAAGATTATATAAATGTCTTTGAAGATAGTTTAGATGCACTTGAAGAACCTCATGGAGATAGTGCAGCAGTTCCTTTAAATATTTTAACAAAACAGATTCATAATAGTGGAATAAAAACAGTACTTTCTGGTGAAGGTAGTGATGAACTTTTTTTAGGTTATGATAACTATGCTAAGTTTTTAAAATATTATGAGTTTGAAAAAACACTTTCAAATGAACAAAATGGTTTCTTAAATGAAATTATTGGAGCACTTCAAAATAATACAAAAGAGAGTGAGTACTTAAGAAGAATCATAAAAAAACAAAATCTTTATAACTCTTTTGGAGAAATATATACTGATATTCAAAGAAAAAGACTTTTTAGAAAAGTTCCAACATATAAAAGTGAAAAAGCAAAACAAGATCCAGTTGATTGGATGAGTTATATTGATTTAAAAATTTGGTTAGGAGAATCACTTTTATCAAAAGTAGATAGAATCTCTATGCATAATTCTTTGGAAGTGAGAACACCATTTTTAGATTTTAATTTAGTAAATTATATGTTTCACGTGAAATCAGATATAAAAGTTGGAAATACAAATAAATATTTATTAAAGAAAATTGCTTCAAAATATATTCCTGATGTGATAATAAACAGAACTAAAAAAGGATTTAATTCGCCATTTAATGAATGGTTAAACGAAGAGTTTAAAGATTCTATTTTGGATGTAGTTTTAGAAGTTAATAATGCTACAAATTTATTTAATGATGAGTACATAAAACATATTTATCATTTAGCAAAAGATAGAAAATTCAAACAACATTTATATTCACTTTTTGTTTTTTCATTGTGGTATAAAAAAGAATTTTTATCTTAA
- the bluB gene encoding 5,6-dimethylbenzimidazole synthase — MKFTQKDVNTLTKIITSRRDVRGNNFIKKKISKKKLNKILEAGITAPSVGYSQPWRFVIADDKKRNEVYNHFTDVFNKSKEKFKDRPIYNKLKLEGILESDINIAVYYKESDEEVLGQTYMKRSGEYSVVCAILNMWHMARALNIGMGWVSILKPKKINKILNIDKNEYKFIAYLCFGYTKKFHVEPELKILKWNKKKKLQECLLT, encoded by the coding sequence ATGAAATTTACTCAAAAAGATGTTAACACACTAACAAAAATTATTACCTCTAGAAGAGATGTTAGAGGTAATAACTTCATAAAAAAGAAAATATCAAAAAAGAAACTTAATAAAATTTTAGAAGCTGGTATAACAGCACCTTCAGTTGGTTATTCTCAACCTTGGAGATTTGTAATAGCTGATGATAAAAAAAGAAATGAAGTTTATAATCACTTTACAGATGTTTTTAATAAAAGTAAAGAGAAGTTCAAAGATAGACCAATCTATAATAAATTAAAACTTGAGGGAATTTTAGAATCTGATATTAATATTGCTGTGTATTATAAAGAAAGTGATGAAGAAGTTTTAGGTCAAACTTATATGAAAAGAAGTGGTGAATACTCTGTAGTTTGTGCAATATTAAATATGTGGCATATGGCTAGAGCTTTGAACATTGGGATGGGTTGGGTATCAATTTTAAAACCAAAAAAGATAAATAAAATTCTAAATATTGATAAAAATGAGTATAAGTTTATTGCTTACTTATGTTTTGGTTATACTAAAAAGTTTCACGTGGAACCAGAACTAAAAATATTGAAATGGAATAAAAAGAAAAAACTACAAGAGTGTTTGCTTACTTAA
- a CDS encoding TRAP transporter substrate-binding protein, translating into MKKIIARLCIASIAITLTTSLYAKDKVYKLKMATTWGPTLSPLIDAANNMADMAKTMSNGRLIIDVHTSNKHKAPLGILDMVKGGQYDMGHSASYYWKGKDINTLPFTSMPFGLTSPEQYAWFYYGGGLELMNKVYDKHNVLSFPGGSTGVQMGGWFRKEINSLEDLKGLKMRIPGFAGEIMAKLGVQVTNIAPGELYTALDRNSIDALEWVGPSMDIKMGFHKIAPYYYTGWHEPASEMHFIINKRKFKKLPKDLQDIMIKAIRLSAYDMYIQNYDMNATAWQDMKKEYPNIKVKTLPKEVMDAMKKANKELRDEMSAKSPLLKEVLDSQDNYMLKVREWTKMSDYLYLKDNL; encoded by the coding sequence ATGAAAAAAATCATTGCTAGATTATGTATTGCTTCTATTGCAATTACACTAACTACTTCACTTTATGCAAAAGATAAAGTATATAAATTAAAAATGGCTACAACATGGGGACCAACTTTATCTCCTTTAATTGATGCTGCAAATAATATGGCAGATATGGCTAAAACTATGTCTAATGGAAGATTGATTATTGATGTACATACATCAAATAAACATAAAGCTCCTTTAGGCATTTTAGATATGGTTAAGGGTGGTCAATATGATATGGGGCACTCAGCATCATATTATTGGAAAGGTAAAGATATAAACACTTTACCATTTACTTCAATGCCTTTTGGTTTAACTAGTCCAGAACAGTATGCATGGTTTTATTATGGTGGTGGTTTAGAACTTATGAATAAAGTATATGATAAACATAATGTATTATCATTTCCAGGTGGAAGTACTGGTGTTCAAATGGGTGGATGGTTTAGAAAAGAGATTAACTCACTAGAAGATTTAAAAGGTCTTAAGATGAGAATCCCAGGATTTGCAGGTGAGATTATGGCAAAACTTGGAGTACAAGTAACAAATATCGCACCAGGGGAATTATATACAGCTTTAGATAGAAATTCAATTGATGCACTTGAATGGGTTGGTCCATCAATGGATATTAAAATGGGATTTCATAAAATTGCTCCATATTACTATACAGGTTGGCATGAACCTGCATCAGAAATGCATTTTATTATAAATAAAAGAAAGTTTAAAAAACTACCTAAAGATTTACAAGATATTATGATAAAAGCTATTAGACTTAGTGCATATGATATGTATATTCAAAATTATGATATGAATGCTACAGCATGGCAAGATATGAAAAAAGAGTATCCAAATATTAAGGTTAAAACTTTACCAAAAGAAGTTATGGATGCTATGAAAAAAGCTAATAAAGAGTTAAGAGATGAAATGTCTGCTAAATCACCTTTATTAAAAGAGGTATTAGATTCACAAGATAATTATATGTTAAAAGTTAGAGAGTGGACTAAGATGTCTGATTATTTATATTTAAAAGATAATTTATAA
- a CDS encoding PhoH family protein, which yields MNFEKYYVLDTNIMLEDASNIFKLAQDSKNLIILPETVLDEIDSKKSGFDEINFQAREFARILESADIVESKKQDDYKIIRLKINEKADATIDIISKEYYDVNIKNVSINIINDRKILEIASFANRYYNTQIEFLSLDIMARTRAISLDIKTDALVGNKEDFNYEFIKEIIINFEDTEFLDNALISDFDEDYKPYNYNYCFKVKGSDQVILATIQNNRVILLDEGEIRNQIITPLNKEQLFFSNAILSHFFNVLIIEAKAGSGKTLLALSGALKLVRQKHFQRIIYIRNSIESLDKGEDVGYLPGLEEKFAIYNHPLMDSLDYIIRSDYKKKKTKKNEYTQELDDAEVTARIDDLIKNYSIETMWVGEMRGRTLSNAFIIIDEAQNMSNKTMQMVLSRIDNTCKVVILGSNKQIDNFYVNKYTNALTTLLKSTQEKSELVNNYAIKLQKVLRGPITEWAEKIFSK from the coding sequence ATGAATTTCGAAAAATATTATGTACTAGACACAAATATTATGTTAGAAGATGCCTCTAATATATTTAAATTAGCTCAAGACTCAAAAAACCTAATCATACTTCCTGAAACAGTTTTAGATGAAATTGATAGTAAGAAAAGTGGATTTGATGAAATTAATTTTCAAGCTAGAGAATTTGCTAGAATTTTAGAAAGCGCAGATATAGTTGAATCAAAAAAACAAGATGATTATAAGATCATAAGACTTAAAATAAATGAAAAAGCTGATGCAACTATTGATATTATTTCAAAAGAGTATTATGATGTTAATATAAAAAATGTTTCAATTAATATAATTAATGATAGAAAGATACTTGAAATAGCTAGTTTTGCTAATAGATATTATAATACACAAATTGAGTTCTTATCCCTTGATATTATGGCTAGAACAAGGGCAATATCACTTGATATAAAAACAGATGCATTAGTAGGAAACAAGGAAGATTTTAACTATGAATTTATTAAAGAAATCATAATAAACTTTGAAGATACAGAGTTTTTAGATAATGCTTTAATAAGTGATTTTGATGAAGATTATAAACCGTATAACTATAACTATTGTTTTAAAGTTAAAGGTTCAGATCAAGTTATACTTGCAACTATTCAAAACAATAGAGTGATACTTCTAGATGAGGGTGAAATTAGAAATCAAATCATAACTCCTTTAAATAAAGAACAATTATTTTTTTCAAATGCAATTTTATCTCACTTCTTTAATGTTTTAATAATTGAAGCAAAAGCAGGTTCAGGTAAAACTTTGCTAGCTTTAAGTGGTGCTTTAAAGTTAGTAAGGCAAAAACACTTCCAAAGAATAATTTATATTAGAAATTCTATAGAATCATTGGATAAGGGTGAAGATGTAGGATATTTACCAGGACTAGAAGAGAAGTTTGCAATTTATAATCATCCACTTATGGATAGTTTAGATTATATAATAAGAAGTGATTATAAAAAGAAAAAAACTAAAAAAAATGAATACACTCAAGAACTTGATGATGCAGAGGTTACAGCAAGAATAGATGACCTAATTAAAAACTACTCAATTGAAACTATGTGGGTAGGGGAGATGAGAGGAAGAACTCTATCTAATGCATTTATTATTATTGATGAAGCGCAAAATATGTCAAATAAAACAATGCAAATGGTTTTATCAAGAATAGACAATACTTGTAAGGTTGTGATATTAGGTTCAAATAAGCAAATAGATAACTTCTATGTGAATAAATACACAAATGCTCTTACAACTTTGCTAAAATCTACACAAGAAAAAAGTGAACTTGTTAATAACTATGCGATAAAACTACAAAAAGTCTTAAGAGGCCCTATAACAGAATGGGCAGAAAAAATATTCTCTAAATAA
- the hemJ gene encoding protoporphyrinogen oxidase HemJ, translating into MEYYTWILTFHIMAVMSWMAMLFYLPRLYVYHVENKNKKDFVDVVKIQEFKIYKYIGAPAMWATIISGAVMLYLNPYLLSGETGGWMHAKLLVVFFLIIYSFSLEKYRKELEIENYKKSGNFFRAYNEVPTILALLIVGYVITKTFSILFTIITLVIGAFIVYKVFNQKPKEAK; encoded by the coding sequence GTGGAATACTACACATGGATACTTACTTTTCACATTATGGCAGTTATGTCATGGATGGCAATGCTCTTTTATCTACCGAGACTTTATGTATATCATGTAGAGAATAAAAATAAAAAAGATTTTGTTGATGTTGTAAAAATTCAAGAGTTTAAAATCTACAAATATATTGGTGCACCTGCTATGTGGGCAACAATTATAAGTGGTGCTGTGATGCTATATTTAAATCCATATTTACTATCTGGGGAAACTGGTGGTTGGATGCATGCTAAACTTTTAGTAGTATTTTTTTTAATAATTTACTCATTTAGTTTGGAAAAATATAGAAAAGAATTAGAGATAGAGAACTATAAAAAATCTGGTAATTTTTTTAGAGCCTATAATGAAGTACCAACTATTTTAGCATTGTTGATTGTTGGATATGTTATCACAAAAACATTTTCAATTCTATTTACAATAATTACTTTAGTAATTGGAGCATTTATAGTTTATAAAGTATTTAATCAAAAACCAAAAGAAGCAAAATAA